GCGGTCGCGGTAGAACTGCCAGGTGTCGCGCACCTGGCGGATCACGTCGCGATCCATCACGCCGACGACGACCTCGTCCCTATCTCGGCTGCCGATGGAAACGATCTGTCCGCGCGGATCGACGAGGTACGATTGCCCGTAAAACTCGCCCATGTTCCACGGCGGCTCCATGCCGACGCGGTTGATCGCGCCGACGTAGTAGCCGTTGGCGACCGCATGCGCCGGCTGCTCGAGCTTCCAGAGATACTCGGAGAGGCCCGCAACCGTCGCGGAGGGATTGAAGACGATCTCCGCTCCATTGAGGCCGAGAATGCGCGCACCCTCGGGAAAGTGCCGGTCGTAACAAATGTACACGCCCACCTTCGCAAACGCGGTGTCGAAAACCGGAAAGCCGAGATTCCCTGGACGGAAATAGTACTTCTCCCAGAAGCCGCATCCGGGCGGGCCCGCCTGCACCTGCGGGATGTGGTGCTTGCGATACTTGCCGAGATACGATCCATCGGCGTCGATCACCGCAGCCGTGTTGTAGTAGAAACCGGGCGCTTCGATCTCGTACATCGGCACGACCAGGACGATGCCGAGCTCTTTGGCGAGGTTTTGCATGAGCTTTGTCGTCGGCCCGTCGGGAATATACTCTGTCGCCTCGTACCACTTCGTCATTTGCTCGGTGCAGAAGTACGGACCGTAAAAGATCTCCTGAAGGCAGACGATCTGCGCGCCTTTTCCCTTCGCCTCGCGAATCATGCGCTCGTGCTTGGCGATCGCCGCCTTCTTGTGCTCGTCGACGGGCCGGCTTCCGTCGACGTCGTTGTGCGCTTGAATCAGCGCAATCGTTACTTTGCTTTCCATGTACTCCTACAGCTGCACGGGGTAGAAGCGTGCGCTCTTGATATGTTTTCCGGCGCCTTTTTCACCGACGAACGTCTCGCCGTCCGCGACCATGCGTCCGCGCGAGAACACGTAGCGTGGGCGCCCCTTCACCGTCATGCCTTCGAAGACGTTGTTGTCGACGTTCATATGGTGCGCCTTCGCCGAGATCGTGCGCCGTGCTGCGGGGTCCCAGACGACGATGTCCGCGTCGCTGCCTGCCGCGATCGTCCCCTTGCGAGGGAAGAGCCCGAAGAGCTTTGCGGGGTTCGTCGAGCCGAGGGCGACGAACGCGTTCAAGCCGAATACGCCGCCGTTCACGCCCACGTCGTAGAGAATCGCGAGCCGGTCTTCGATGGTCGGGGCGCCGTTGGGAATCTTCGAGAAATCGTTCCTGCCGAGCTCTTTCTGGCCGCAGAGATTGAACGAGCAGTGATCCGAGCCAAAGCTCTGCAACTCCATGTTCTTGAGCTTGTGCAGGAGAACGCTCTGATTCCACTTTTCGCGGATCGGCGGCGAGAGCACGTACTTTGCGCCCTCGAAGTTCGGCCGCTCGTAGTCGCTGAAGTCGCAGACGAGATACTGCGGACAGGTCTCGCCGTAGATCGGCAGGCCGCGCTTGCGGCCGTCGCTGATTGCATCGGCGGCCATCGCCGACGAAACGTGCACGACGTAGAGCGGCGCGCCAGCGATCTCCGCCAAGCGGATCGCGCGATGCGTCGCTTCGCCCTCGCACTCGACCGGACGCGTGAGCGCGTGCCACTTCGGCTCGGTCTTCCCCTGCGCGAGCGCTTGCTTCGTGATGACCTCGATCACGTCGCCGTTCTCGGCGTGCACTTGGACGAGGCCGCCCGCGTCGCGGCAGACTTGAAGCGTCTTGAAGATGGTCTCGTCGTCGACGTACAGCACGTGCTTGTATGCCATGAAGACCTTGAACGAGTTGACGCCCTGCTCGCCGATCATCCTCGGAATCTCGGCCATCGTCTCGTCGCGGCCGTCGGCGACCGTGAGATGAAAGGCGTAGTCGATGCAGGCTTTGCCCGATGCCTTCTCGTGCCAGGTCTTGACCGCGTCGAGCAGAGAGTTCCCGCGCGTATGCAGCGCGAAATCGACGATCGTCGTCGTACCCCCCATCGCAGCGCCGCGCGTCCCCGTTTCGAAATCGTCCGCTGTGACGGTGCCGCCGAAGGGCATGTCGAGATGCGTGTGTGGATCGATGCCGCCGGGAAACACGTACGCGTCGCTCGCGTCGACGATCTCGTGCTTCTCCGCCGGCAGGCTGCGGCCAATTGCGCTGACGGTCTCGCCTTGGATGAGAACGTCGGCGGGATACGTGTCGACAGCCGTGACGACGGTACCGCCCTTAATGAGCGTGCCCAACCGCGTTCCTCTCTTTCCAGCTCTGCGACGGCAGGCCGCTGTCGACGCGAATCATGTCGATGCAGTCGACGGGGCAGACCATCATGCACAAGTTACAGCCGACGCAGTGGTCGGCGTCGACGACGAGGTCGTAGGTGCCGTTGGTGCCACTGGCGACGCGATCGATGCATTGGTGTGCCGCATCCTCGCAGGCGATGTAACACTTATTGCAGTGAATGCACCGCGACTGGTCGACCTCGGCGACGATCTTATAGTTGAGATTGAGATTTTCCCAGGTGGTGATGGTGTCACGCGACTTCCCGACGAGCTCGCGCACCGATGCCAAGCCTTTTGCGTCGAGGTAGTCGTTCAAGCCGTCGATCATTTCGCGCACGATGCGAAATCCGGAATGCATGACCGCGGTGCACACCTGAACGTTCGTTGCGCCCAAGAGGAGAAACTCGACCGCATCGCGCCACGTCTCGACGCCGCCGATTCCCGAGATCGGAATCCCGACCTCCGGGTCGCGCGCGCAGTCGCTGACCATGTTGAGCGCGATCGGCTTGACCGCCGGTCCGCAGTACCCGCCGTGCGAGCTCTTGCCGTCGACGTGCGGGATCGGCTTCCATGACTCGAGATCGACGCCCATCACGCTGTTGATCGTGTTGATGAGGCTGATCGCGTCGGCGCCGCCACGCGAAGCGCCGCGTGCGGGAAAGCGAACGTCGGTGACGTTCGGCGTGAGCTTGACGATGACGGGAACGCGGGCGGCCTCCTTGACGTACGTCGTCACGCGCTCGATGAGATCGGGATGCTGGCCGACTGCGGCACCCATGCCGCGTTCGCTCATGCCGTGCGGGCATCCGAAGTTGAGCTCGAAGCCGTCGATGTCGACCTCTTGCACGCGCTTCACGAGCTCGTGCCACGGCTGCTGCTCGCAGACCTCCATCAGCGATGCGACGATCGCGCGATCGGGAAACGCTTTCTTGCACTCCGCGATCTCTTTGAGATTGTCGTCCAACGGCCGATCGGTGATGAGCTCGATGTTGTTCATGCCGACCATGCGGTGCTCGCGGTAGTTGAGGCCCGCAAAACGTGACGTTACGTTGACGATCGGCGTGCCGAGCGTCTTCCAAACCGCCCCACCCCACCCTTGCTCGAAGGCACGCTGCACCTGATAGCCGCTGTTCGTCGGTGGTGCCGACGCGAGCCAAAATGGATTCGGGCTGCTAATCCCGGCCAGGTTACTGCGTAAATCAGCCATTGTCGTTCCTCACCCCGACGCTTCGACGGTGGTACGCAGGACGCCGAGATACTCGTGCACCGAGCGTGCCGCGATCTTCCCTTGTTCGGCCGCTTCCACCACCATCGCTTCGCGCACGCCCTTTGCGAAGATGCAATCGCCCGCCGCAAAGACGCCCTCGCGCGTCGTGCGCAGCGCATCGTCGACGCGAACGACGCCGTTGTCGTGCGCGACGCCGAGTGCGTCGATGGCGTCGAGCAGGCGGTTCTGCCCGATCGCACTGATGACGGTATCGCACGGCGCGACGAAGGAGCCTTCGGCGTTCGTGCGCGCGAGCTCTAACCCGACGACGCTCCCGCCCTCGGCGATCACGCGCACTGGCGCACAGTGAAAGCGAAACTCGATGCCCTCTTCCTTGGCAAAGTCGTACTCGAACTCGTAGGCGGGCATCTCCGCTTCGCCGCGGCGGTAGTACATCGTAACCTGCTCCGCGCCGAGCCGTTTCGCGCACGTGAGCGCGTCGATCGCCGTATTCCCCGCACCGATCACCGCGACGCGATTGCCCAATCCCGGAGCGTCGCCGGTGGTCTTCGCGCGCTCGATGAAAGCGAGCGCGTCTCGCGCGTACTCTTGGCCGGGAATGCGCAGCTGCGGCACGTCACCCATGCCGCACGCGAGGATTATCGCGTCGTATTCCGCCACGAGCGATGCCGCCGATACGTCGTCGCCGACGCGCGCGCTCGTGCGAACGTCGCACCCGAGCTCGATCACCTGCTGCGCTTCCCACAGCGCGACGTCCGTGGAGAGCCGAAAGGGCACGATGCCAAACGTGTTCAATCCGCCGAGTTGCTTGCGCGCTTCGAAGATCGTAACCGCGTGGCCGTACCGGCGCAGATCGCGCGCGGCGGCAAGACCCGCGGGGCCGCCGCCGACGATCGCGACGCGCTTGCCCGTCGGCGCGCCGGCGTCGAAGATGCGCGTGCCGGCTTCGCGCACGACGTCGGTAGAGTAGCGCTGCAGATCGCCGATGCGTATCGGCGTGTCGCTCTCGGTGTTGTACACGCATGCACCCTCGCACAACTCTTCGACGGGGCAGACGCGCGCGCAGGAAGCGCCGAGAGGATTCGCGTCGAGAATCGTGCGCGCGCTGCCCGTGACGTTTCCATCGGCGATTTGCGCGATGAAGCGCGGAATGTCGATGTGCGTCGGGCACGCGCGCGTGCAGGGCGCGTCGTAGCAGTAGAGACACCGATTCGCCTCGATCGAAACCTCGAGGTGCGACAGCTCCTTTTGAATCGGTTTCCCGGGAAAATCCCCTGTCATCTACATTACTTGTGCGTCGGAAAGCCGAGGTTCACGCCGGCATTGCTCTCGTGCCAGCGGCTCGTGACGACCTTGCCGCGCGTGTAGAAGCGAAACGCGTCGGGGCCGTACACGTGGAGATCGCCGAACAACGACGATTTCCAGCCGCCGAACGAATAGTAGCCGACGGGCACCGGGATCGGCACGTTGATGCCGACCATGCCGGCCTGCACCTCGCTTTGAAAGAGCCGGGCGGCGCCTCCGCTGCGCGTAAAAATGGACGTGCCGTTGCCGTATGGATTCGCGTTGACGATCGCGAGCGCATCGTCGAGCGATCCCGCGCGGACGTTGACGAGCACGGGCCCAAAGATCTCGTCGCGATAGATCGACATCGCGGGCGTCGCGTTGTCGAAGAGCGTCGGCCCGATGAAGAAACCATCTTCGTATCCCGAGACGCGCAGGGTACGCCCGTCGGCGAGAAGCGCCGCGCCTTCTTTCACGCCGCTGTCGATGTACGAGAGAATGCGATCGCGCGCCGCCGGCGTCACGACCGGCCCCATATCGTTGCCTGCGTCGTGCCCGGCGCCGACCTTGAGCTTGTCGATGCGTTCGAGAACGCGTTGGAGCAGCGGCTTCGCGCAGTCGCCGACGGTAACGCTTGCGGAGATCGCCATGCAGCGCTGCCCCGCCGAGCCGTATGCACTCGAGACGAGCGCGTCCGCGGCGGCATCGAGATCCGCATCGGGCATGACGACGAGATGATTCTTCGCTCCGCCGAGCGCCTGCACGCGTTTGCCGTTCTTCGCGGCGGTCTCGTAGATGTAGCGCGCAATCGGCGTCGATCCGACGAAGGAGACGGCATTGACGCGCGGATGCGCGAGCAACGCGTCGACGGCAACCTTGTCGCCGTGCACGACGTTGAGCGCGCCATCGGGCAAACCCGACTCCTGCAGCAACTTCGCGATGAGCAGCGAAGCCGACGGGTCGCGCTCGGAGGGCTTGAGCACGAAAGTATTGCCGGCGGCGAGCGCGGGCGCGAGCATCCAAATCGGCACCATCATCGGGAAGTTGAACGGGGTGATGCCGACGCAGACGCCGACGGGCTGGCGCAGCGAGTAGGTGTCGACGTTGGTCGAGACGTTCTCGCTAAGCTCGCCTTTGAGCAACTGCGGCAAGCCGCAAGCGAAATCGATGACCTCGAGCGCACGCGCAATCTCGCCGGCGGCGTCGGTAACGATCTTGCCGTGCTCGTTCGAAACGATGCGCGCGAGTTCGTCGGCGTGCGCGCGCACGCGCTCGCGAAAGGCAAAGAGCACTTCGGTACGCTTGCCGAGGGGCGTGCGGCTCCACTTCGGAAAGACGTCCGCGGCCGCACGCACGGCGGCGTCGACCGTTGCCTCGTCGGCAAATGTGACGCGCGCTTGAACCTGCCCGCGCGCTGGATCGTAAATATCGCCGAAACGTGATGCATCGTCGCCGGCATCTCGGCCAGCGATGAAATGCCCCACGTTGCGAAGCCGAGCGGGTGCTTCCATAATATTGCCTTAATATGACGGCGATGAAGCGTTATCCTCGGGCGACGCTCCTGCGCATCGCGACGCCGCTCGGCGTCGACCTGCTCGTCGACGTCGCCGGTGGCCGGGTGATCTCCAGCCGCTTCGCGCGCCACCGCAAAACGCTCGCCGCTCGCGCTCCCGGCAAGGAAAGGCTCGCGCGTGAAGTCGCTCGCCAAGTCGCTGCCTATTTCAAAGGAACGCTCGAGCGGTTCACGCTGCCGCTCGCCTTCGAGGGGACGCCGTTCGAATGCGAGGTCTGGCGCCAAGTCGCGAGCCTCGCGTTCGGCGAGTTCGTCTCCTACGCCGACGTCGCTCGAGCGGTTGGCAGACCGCTCTCGCACCGCGGCGTCGCGCGCGCGGTGGGAAGGACGCAGCACGCGCTCTTCGTCCCCGCGCAGCGCGTCGTCGGCGCCGACGGCAAACCGCGCGGCGTGTCGCCCGCGTCGCTGCGCCTGCGTCTCATCGCATTCGAACGTGGGAAGAGAGAAGACATGGCAACCAAACGCTGGTCGCAGAACGTCACCGAGCGCAGCAGCGCGCTCGACATCGAGCCGGACGTCTTCAAGAAGCGCAGCGCGAAGGCGATTGCGCAATCGTTGAAATCATCGGCGGAGCACAGCACGCGGCGAAAGGGCAGCGCGTACCAATCGGCGATGTCGATGCTGAACTTCTACATCAACCGTGCGGGCAAGAACTTGAGCGAGAGCCGACTGCAGACGCTCGAGCGCGCGAAAGCAGAACTGCGAAAGGCCTTCGGCAGGGAGCCGTAAGGCCTTTCGCACATGGTTGCGGCTACCGCGGTCCCCGATGATGCATCATCATCATGCCCATCATCTGCGCGTGACCGGGAAGCAAGCCGCGTAGGAGCGCTGCGCCGGCATCGGGTGCGTGACGCCCGTGCTCGTGCTCGCCCATCTCGCCGGCGTGCATGGCGACGACTCGCCCTTGCATGGCGCCTGCCCGCGACTGCATCTGCGCGCGCACCTGCTGCATTTGCGTTCGCATCTGCTGCATCTGGGCGTGCATCTGCTCCATCTCGGAGCGCTGTGCGGCGAGGATCGCGTCTTTTTCGGAGGCTGTGAGAACTGCGTCGACCTGCTGGACGGCACCGCGCCGGTTCGGTGTCGTCGCTATCGCGAGCAGCCCGAGAACGCGGCCGACGAACGCGCGATGCGCGGGCGTCAGCGCCGCAAGCATCTTCGCGCGGGTTGCGCGATGGATGTTCTCGGCCTGTTGGTGAAACCGGCGAAACGCCGCCATGTGCTCCTGCATGAGCTGCGGCGACATCCGCACCGGCGCCGCCGCCGGGGCCGCGGAGGGTGCGGGCGGGGGTGGATTCGAGGTCTGCGCGGCGACGAGCGCCGGCGCAAAGCCAAGGGTAAGAAGAAGAGCAAAAGTCTTGAGGTTCATGCCTTGCTTGTACGCTTGCTCGCATAGAGTTTGCTGTGATAGGTTGAGGCCGTGGAACGCATCCGATTAAAAGTTACCGACGGCTCGACGATGGAGGCCGTCGTGGAGCGTCCGGCGGGCAAGGTTGGCGCGGGCCTGCTCGTCTTGCAAGAAGCCTTCGGCGTCAACGGCCACATCCGCAACGTCGCGCGTCACTACGCCGACCTCGGCTTCACCGCGATCGCGCCCGAGCTCTTTCACCGCACGGCGCCCGCCGGGTTCGAAGCCGCGTACACCGATTTCGATTCCGTCCGCGAACATATGGGCGGCCTGACGCCGCGCGGCCTTGCCGCGGACATGCGTGCCGCCTACGAGTGGCTCGCGGGCGACGCG
The nucleotide sequence above comes from Candidatus Dormiibacterota bacterium. Encoded proteins:
- the preA gene encoding NAD-dependent dihydropyrimidine dehydrogenase subunit PreA — translated: MADLRSNLAGISSPNPFWLASAPPTNSGYQVQRAFEQGWGGAVWKTLGTPIVNVTSRFAGLNYREHRMVGMNNIELITDRPLDDNLKEIAECKKAFPDRAIVASLMEVCEQQPWHELVKRVQEVDIDGFELNFGCPHGMSERGMGAAVGQHPDLIERVTTYVKEAARVPVIVKLTPNVTDVRFPARGASRGGADAISLINTINSVMGVDLESWKPIPHVDGKSSHGGYCGPAVKPIALNMVSDCARDPEVGIPISGIGGVETWRDAVEFLLLGATNVQVCTAVMHSGFRIVREMIDGLNDYLDAKGLASVRELVGKSRDTITTWENLNLNYKIVAEVDQSRCIHCNKCYIACEDAAHQCIDRVASGTNGTYDLVVDADHCVGCNLCMMVCPVDCIDMIRVDSGLPSQSWKERNAVGHAH
- a CDS encoding NAD(P)-dependent oxidoreductase, whose amino-acid sequence is MTGDFPGKPIQKELSHLEVSIEANRCLYCYDAPCTRACPTHIDIPRFIAQIADGNVTGSARTILDANPLGASCARVCPVEELCEGACVYNTESDTPIRIGDLQRYSTDVVREAGTRIFDAGAPTGKRVAIVGGGPAGLAAARDLRRYGHAVTIFEARKQLGGLNTFGIVPFRLSTDVALWEAQQVIELGCDVRTSARVGDDVSAASLVAEYDAIILACGMGDVPQLRIPGQEYARDALAFIERAKTTGDAPGLGNRVAVIGAGNTAIDALTCAKRLGAEQVTMYYRRGEAEMPAYEFEYDFAKEEGIEFRFHCAPVRVIAEGGSVVGLELARTNAEGSFVAPCDTVISAIGQNRLLDAIDALGVAHDNGVVRVDDALRTTREGVFAAGDCIFAKGVREAMVVEAAEQGKIAARSVHEYLGVLRTTVEASG
- a CDS encoding DUF3175 domain-containing protein: MATKRWSQNVTERSSALDIEPDVFKKRSAKAIAQSLKSSAEHSTRRKGSAYQSAMSMLNFYINRAGKNLSESRLQTLERAKAELRKAFGREP
- a CDS encoding CoA-acylating methylmalonate-semialdehyde dehydrogenase, which translates into the protein MEAPARLRNVGHFIAGRDAGDDASRFGDIYDPARGQVQARVTFADEATVDAAVRAAADVFPKWSRTPLGKRTEVLFAFRERVRAHADELARIVSNEHGKIVTDAAGEIARALEVIDFACGLPQLLKGELSENVSTNVDTYSLRQPVGVCVGITPFNFPMMVPIWMLAPALAAGNTFVLKPSERDPSASLLIAKLLQESGLPDGALNVVHGDKVAVDALLAHPRVNAVSFVGSTPIARYIYETAAKNGKRVQALGGAKNHLVVMPDADLDAAADALVSSAYGSAGQRCMAISASVTVGDCAKPLLQRVLERIDKLKVGAGHDAGNDMGPVVTPAARDRILSYIDSGVKEGAALLADGRTLRVSGYEDGFFIGPTLFDNATPAMSIYRDEIFGPVLVNVRAGSLDDALAIVNANPYGNGTSIFTRSGGAARLFQSEVQAGMVGINVPIPVPVGYYSFGGWKSSLFGDLHVYGPDAFRFYTRGKVVTSRWHESNAGVNLGFPTHK
- a CDS encoding nitrilase-related carbon-nitrogen hydrolase; amino-acid sequence: MESKVTIALIQAHNDVDGSRPVDEHKKAAIAKHERMIREAKGKGAQIVCLQEIFYGPYFCTEQMTKWYEATEYIPDGPTTKLMQNLAKELGIVLVVPMYEIEAPGFYYNTAAVIDADGSYLGKYRKHHIPQVQAGPPGCGFWEKYYFRPGNLGFPVFDTAFAKVGVYICYDRHFPEGARILGLNGAEIVFNPSATVAGLSEYLWKLEQPAHAVANGYYVGAINRVGMEPPWNMGEFYGQSYLVDPRGQIVSIGSRDRDEVVVGVMDRDVIRQVRDTWQFYRDRRPDAYDEMVSP
- the hydA gene encoding dihydropyrimidinase, coding for MGTLIKGGTVVTAVDTYPADVLIQGETVSAIGRSLPAEKHEIVDASDAYVFPGGIDPHTHLDMPFGGTVTADDFETGTRGAAMGGTTTIVDFALHTRGNSLLDAVKTWHEKASGKACIDYAFHLTVADGRDETMAEIPRMIGEQGVNSFKVFMAYKHVLYVDDETIFKTLQVCRDAGGLVQVHAENGDVIEVITKQALAQGKTEPKWHALTRPVECEGEATHRAIRLAEIAGAPLYVVHVSSAMAADAISDGRKRGLPIYGETCPQYLVCDFSDYERPNFEGAKYVLSPPIREKWNQSVLLHKLKNMELQSFGSDHCSFNLCGQKELGRNDFSKIPNGAPTIEDRLAILYDVGVNGGVFGLNAFVALGSTNPAKLFGLFPRKGTIAAGSDADIVVWDPAARRTISAKAHHMNVDNNVFEGMTVKGRPRYVFSRGRMVADGETFVGEKGAGKHIKSARFYPVQL